The sequence GGATGTGGTGGCCACCATCGAAGGGCGGTACGACGTGCACACCAAGTTCAAGTATGGCTTTGAGGACCAGGGATATGTCAACAAGATGAGGGACGAGGCCTACCAGCGGGAACTGGAGAAAAAGAAGAAGGGCTGATCACCTTGCTAAGGGAGGGGAATCAATTTGGACGCGGATTATCGCAGATCAGGTTGATCATGGTTTGACAAAAGAAAACCGTGAAAACCATCATCCATAAAACAGTTCTTGGTCCTATGTTTTGAGACTTTAGGCGAGCTATCCAAATACTCCTTATTCCATTTTCTGCATTTTGCTTTTAGAATAGGTGGTTCTATGAAAATAAAACTTCGCCAGCTGCAGGACGGGCGGCACCAGTTCGACATCAGTCTGAGCGAGCCGGCCTCCGATCTGCTGGATTTTTCCCCGGTCCAGGGCAGCCTGACCATTCTCAAAAGCGGCGTCACCCTCCATGTCACCGGATGCCTGGATTACACGGCCCGCCAGCACTGCAGCCTTTGCCTGAAGAGCTTTGAGGCCCCGGGCCAGGCGGAGATAGACCTGTTCTTCCGGCCCCAGACCAGGGAAGATCTGGCAGGGGGCAGGGAACTGGAGCTGAAGCCCGACGAGCTGGACATGGTGCTTTACCTGGGGCAGGAGATAGATCTTTGGCCCGAGCTGCGGGAGGCCCTGCTGCTTTCCCTGCCGGTCAAGCCGGTGTGCCGGGAGGACTGCCGGGGGCTGTGCGCCCAATGCGGGAAACCGATGGTGGAAGATACCTGCGGCTGTGCCAGAAAAGAAACTGACCCCCGGTGGGAAAAACTGCTGAAACTGAAAAAGGAAAAATAAAATGGAGGCCAGGCATTACCAAAGGCTGGAGAACGGCTCGGTGCAATGCCTGCTGTGCCCGCATCTTTGCCGGATCGCCCCGGGCCAGA comes from bacterium and encodes:
- a CDS encoding DUF177 domain-containing protein, with amino-acid sequence MKIKLRQLQDGRHQFDISLSEPASDLLDFSPVQGSLTILKSGVTLHVTGCLDYTARQHCSLCLKSFEAPGQAEIDLFFRPQTREDLAGGRELELKPDELDMVLYLGQEIDLWPELREALLLSLPVKPVCREDCRGLCAQCGKPMVEDTCGCARKETDPRWEKLLKLKKEK